The proteins below come from a single Brevundimonas sp. LM2 genomic window:
- a CDS encoding cupin-like domain-containing protein: MLRSASPALPDPAAIPIRGPVDRATFEREIVPAYAPVVLKGQVANWPVVQAARAGDAALVGLLKAHATDRPLETFVGRPEIRGRFFYNETVNGLNFERRAMPLAATLDRLLAGAGDAQAGALYVGAASATDCLPGFEASHALPIVDPRVLPRLWIGNATTVSTHYDLSDNVACVGAGRRRFTLFPPNQLNNLYVGPLDFTLAGQPVSMVSLHDPDLERFPRFAEAMAHALSAELEPGDALYIPPLWWHQVEALSPVNLLVNYWWTASGAPPSPFEALIHAVMTVRALPPAQRAAWRHLFDHYVFEAHGDPSAHLPPASRGVLGPMTPTLAKRIRDFLMAGLRRG, encoded by the coding sequence ATGTTGCGTTCCGCGTCGCCTGCCCTGCCCGATCCCGCCGCCATTCCGATCCGGGGTCCGGTCGACCGGGCCACGTTCGAGCGCGAGATCGTCCCGGCCTACGCCCCGGTCGTGCTGAAGGGCCAGGTGGCGAACTGGCCCGTGGTCCAGGCCGCGCGGGCTGGCGATGCGGCCCTGGTCGGCCTGCTGAAGGCCCATGCGACCGATCGGCCTTTGGAAACCTTCGTCGGCCGGCCCGAGATCCGCGGCCGGTTCTTCTACAACGAGACGGTCAACGGCCTGAATTTCGAGCGACGTGCCATGCCCCTGGCGGCAACCCTGGACCGGTTGCTGGCGGGGGCCGGCGACGCCCAGGCGGGGGCGCTGTATGTCGGCGCCGCCTCGGCCACCGACTGTCTGCCGGGCTTCGAGGCCAGCCATGCGCTGCCGATCGTCGATCCGCGCGTCCTGCCCCGGCTGTGGATCGGCAATGCCACCACCGTCTCCACCCACTACGACCTGTCGGACAACGTCGCCTGCGTCGGGGCCGGTCGCCGGCGCTTCACCCTGTTCCCGCCCAACCAGCTCAACAATCTCTACGTCGGACCGCTGGACTTCACCCTCGCCGGCCAGCCGGTCAGCATGGTGTCGCTGCACGATCCGGATCTCGAGCGGTTCCCGCGCTTCGCCGAGGCCATGGCCCATGCCCTGAGCGCGGAGCTGGAGCCCGGCGACGCCCTCTATATTCCGCCGCTCTGGTGGCATCAGGTGGAGGCGCTGTCGCCCGTGAATCTGCTGGTCAACTACTGGTGGACGGCCTCGGGCGCGCCGCCTTCTCCGTTCGAGGCCCTGATCCACGCCGTGATGACGGTCCGCGCCCTGCCGCCGGCGCAGAGGGCGGCCTGGCGACACCTGTTCGACCACTATGTGTTCGAGGCCCACGGCGATCCCTCCGCCCATCTGCCGCCCGCCAGCCGCGGCGTCCTGGGTCCGATGACCCCGACCCTGGCCAAGCGCATCCGCGACTTCCTGATGGCCGGGTTGCGACGGGGCTAG